The genomic region CAGTTCTTGTGAGGTaaccgttctgtaaaaatgtTATTATTAGTTAAATCCAGGAGTGGCCATTGCTAAGATTCCAGCAGCAATATCATCTTAGTTACAGATCAATATCACATCAGTGAGAGAAAAACAGCTTACATGAATATGGCTAGCATTTCCCAGACAGTTTACACAGGAAGACTACTGCTAGCCAGTTTACACAGGGAGACTACTGCTAGCCAGTTTACACAGGGAGACTACTGCTAGCCAGTTTACACAGGAAGACTACTGCTAGCCAGTTTACACAGGAAGACTACTGCTAGCCAGTTTACACAGGAAGACTACTGCTAGCCAGTTTACACAGGAAGACTACTGCTAGCCAGTTTACACAGGATGACTACTGCTAGACAGTTTACACAGGATGACTACTGCTAGACAGTTTACACAGGATGACTACTGCTAGCCAGTTTACACAGGAAGACTACTGCTAGCCAGTTTACACAGGATAACTACTGCTGGCCAGAGCAAAGAGGGAagacaaagaaaaaaaactaGACAAAAGGGCTTCAAAGTTTAATCAGATCCTGGGTCAGATGTATGGCTCATTTTTAAGTAGGATCTCATTGTGAAGCATTGTGGGGCTTTTGTTTCTTGTTTACATGGAATCTCTATCCTGTGTCCAAATTAACAGTCTGTTTCATTATGATAATCCATTCAGATGATTTATTCATTTGTCTGCTATTTTTAGCCTTAGAAGAAAACGAAGAGGCGAGCCGTTTTCCCCTCTTAAAGGGATATTTCGGGAttgtatctacttccccagagtcagatgaacttgtggatacaatTTGTATGTCTCTACGTGCCGTTTGAAGGAAGTTTCTAACTAGCGTTATCGCAATAAGTAAGTAGTAAGTAATAAGTAGTGCtaacgcaatgactggaagtctcttGTAattgctagcatgctagtagatgcCATAGACGTCCAGTCATTgggctaacgctagttagcattggctcgcaaaactacctctaacttccttcatactggatgcagagacataaaaatgctatttatgagttcatctgactctggggaagtaaataaagggcttcattgccaaaagcCCGAAATGTCCCTTTAAAACAAATCCTGTTTGAAATGTAAACCATCAGACTCCAAGTTGAAACCATTAAGCTCCCAGAGGCCTTTCATCTggttttatttgcattttaatcCAATACTGGGTATTTAATTAATATTATTTTTCAGGTGTCAAATAGAAGCAGgccatggtagtgtgtgtgtgtgcacgtgcgtgcgtgtgtgtgtgtgtgtgtgtgtgtgtaggtacgaGCGTGCGTGtctgtgcttttgtgtgtgtgtgcgcctgtgttgCATTGACCCTGAATGTGTGTGTTGCGTTAGCCCTGAGTAATAAAACCTTTCTGTAGTGGTGGTTAATCAGCCCAATGAGGCTTCAGAGAGACAAGGACCTCTCGTCTCTTTCCAGCCCAGTTCATCACTAAACACCACTTGTTGTTTTGATGCTCCCCACTAATTGAGGCAGTTACATAACCCATCGCCTGCTTTGACCAGAGACCAGGACTGCAGGGCCAACTGATAAATGTCACCATAATTCATGGAAATTGACCATTTCTCTAGTGTGAAGCTTTATTATATTCATAGAGACATTGTGCTGTGTATTGTCTAGCCATAAATCTAAAGGGGGCCAACCCTCGTCGCTGTTGTCCCTAGTTTCCCAGAGCGTTTGTGATGGCTGTGACAATGTCAGCTCTAATGATCCCACTGCCTTGTCACTGTCCCCTGTCCCCAGTTTCTCTGTCCTTGTACTGAACAGAGCCTCAGTCAGCACAGCACAGAGTTATAGGGTTCCACAGGAAGCAGCATTTCCAACTCTAGGTTTATTAAAGTAGTTTAAATTGTTTGCACTGTATTTCAAGCACTCTGTTACTTTGTCTCAGCATCTTTTACAAAAGTCTAGGCTTACTTGCTGAAGGTTCCTTCACTGAGTAGCTAACTCTCTTATATCCCATTTCCTCTAGTGGTAATGCTAGGATACAAATGTCCATTATTCTGTGACCTTTACTATGAGATAAATATAGCCTAGCCAACCTTACCTCACCTGTCCTGTTTCTATGCGAGTTGCATATTCTGCCTTCCAATTTAGTGTCAAAGATACCGAAGGAAGAAAACATGACATTTTACTGTGGCTGAATGATTTTCCAGGTCGGGTCAtgacgcttgtgtgtgtgttgtttacaAAGCCATCTGGGGTTCCATTTTGAGATTCACATTAAATGGCCATCatgttctgtcctctccctcaACAACAGTGGGAGTGGTGAAAAGACAACCACAAAGAATGTGGAGTCTATCAAGGACACTGACACGGTTACCATAGCaacatgcatcttgtttgacACCCCTGAAACGAAGCTGGCAAGCTACGATACTGTGTTTTTTGCTCATTTGTTTTGTCATATTGCTTAAGATAACTTTGTTTTTCAAAACACCAACACCGGTGGTTTTTCGATCAGTGTCCCAAGTATCTGATAAGGACAGAGTCGTTACTGATTGTCTGGTTCTCAGCATTTTGAGTGATCTGGAAAAGGTGTAAGGCTGTCTGTATAAGGTTGAATATAGATGAGTGTCTGGCTTGATGATGAGGAAGTCATCATAAAGTAATTCTTCTCcatagtcagatgaactcgtggataccagtTGTATGTCTCCTCATCCAGTAGGAAGGAAGTTAGCTgtagtttcgcgagccaatgctaactagtgttcgagcaatgactggaagtacacagtctagaggtatGCATTACATAGCAGCCAGACCTCTTTGTTAAAGAGTGTTTTAATGAGGGAAAGGGATGGTGTCCTCATGGACTGAGGGGAAGAGAGGCCATGTATACCTGGACAGATACAGGTAgggtccagagagagaggatcaCTAGAGCCTTATCACCAGCTGTCAGTCCAGCTGTCAGTCTGGGGCAGGGACAGCCGGACGGACAGACAATATTTGCATGGTATACTCTGACTGTCGTAATCCCCCCCGTCCACAGAGGGCGCTGTTGGAGCAGAAGCAGCGGCGGAAGCGGCAGGAGCCTCTGATGGTGCAGCCCAACCCAGAGGCCCGGCCCAGGCGCTCCAGGCCTCGGCGCAGTGAGGAGCAGGCCCCGCTGGTGGAATCGCTCCTCAGcatcaccagtgatgtcatcatggacGGTGAGCCTTGGTTCTTGGGGTTAGCTACTGTACTAGCTAGTTTTTCCGGGGTCAGATCACACGATCGGGATAAAGTAATGGGTCTGAGGAAGCAGGATCAGTGCTGAGTGATTGCACCCCAGTCCACAGTCAGAGATAAACAGTTGTTGGCTATGAAGAAGAATACTTTAATGATCCATTTGCTTTCCAGTCCAGAGTGAGGGCAGTACGTCAGGTGAGGACAGTGAGAAGGAGTGGTGGGAGAAGGTGGGGCCAGGCCCCATGTTGCCCAGGAAAGCAGGGAGAGGGCCAGTCATGGAGCTCACTCTGGAGGAGCAGAGTGGCCTTCCAGATCGAGGTAGAGGAGACCAGTCAGGAAATACAAGACTAGAGAATAGGGTTATATTGGTGCATCCCACTTCTGATACCAATCACCTGTACATTGGCATGCAACGTATGTTAGTCTCTCACATACTGGGATACAATGTTATACAATGTTCCTCCAAACAATCAGGAAACTAATatattgaggtgtgtgtgtggtgcgtgtgtctAATTGCGCCTCCCTCAGTCTTTGGACGTGTGGAGAAGCGCCTGTTCACGGTAGTGGAGGAGACACCCAGGAAGCTGTTCTCTCTGATGCCCAGAGGGGCCTtcagatggggaggagagagtcaCATTCAGAGAGGCAGAGCAGCGTTCAGACTCTCAGGCAAGAAAAGGGCCACCTGCTCAGTGCAGCATATCACTCCATGGCACAAGGCTAAGCTCTGACATGAACATAGAGGAGAGGTACTACAGAGAAACGCAGCTGCAAGCAGACGGCTAAGTAATAAGGAGTAGGTACAAATCAAATCACCACAGGGAagcacagacaggaatacagaacAGCTCTTGGAGAAGTAAACAGCTGGATgctcaaacacacagacaagcaAAGTCATTAACATAATTCAAGACATAAAAAAACCTGTCTATGAATGCGCCCCGCCCTGCAGGTATCGACGGCCCTGCTGCCTTCATGGGCTCTGAGGCCCCAGACCTGGGTACCAAGATCCAGATTCTGTCGGTGAGCAagtcccagcccctgtccctgtcccagccgCTGCACCAGTCTCCCCTCGCCGAGGAGCCTGACCGGGACGGGGACACGGAGACTCTGCTGGAGCCCAAGACGGACATCCACGAGCTGCTGCAGAAACGAGGTGTGAAGGGGGTTAGGGAGTCAGGACAGCCAGTTTGGACAGAAGATAGGAGTGTTAAAGTAGAGTGTTATAAAGAGTTCTGTCAGTAGGTAAGGCTGGGGGGTTTCTTGAACACCTTACCTGACCAGGAAATACTCCGGGGCCTAGTTATGGTCAGACCATGTGACCAGGAAATACTCCGGGGCCTAGTTATGGTCAGACCATTTGACCAGGAAATAGTCCTAGCCCTATGACCTACACAGCACAGACAATGTCTCATACGCAGTAGTGCTATAGACAGAAGACCTAGGAGAGTGTGTACACATGCGAGTCAGTCAGTTATATCATCATCTACCCTGATAAATCATCTGGGTCGAATACCAAGCAGCTTCAGAGATCACATCCCGTCTGCTGCTCTGGCAGGCCTCACGGCTACACCGACAGGGCACTCGATATAAGTGTCTCTTTCACACCTCTGGGCTGGTAGAGGCACTTTGTAGTCTAGTGAGAGGACAGGctgaactgacagagagagagaatgcaggatGGGGTGAGAAGATAAAGAAAGCGAAGGAGGACAGATGAGAAATGGGAGCATATCTGGTCCACATCGTTGTTCAGGGACAGTCTCAAGAACTTTGGAGGTTGTGGTTTATTGTTGCTGCTGTCCTTTAAGTTGCTCTCATTAAAAGCCATTGCACAGTGCTAAAACCTTTTCCCTGCTCTGGGATACTACCTCCTCCCAGGGCTGTGGTGCTGCAGTGTGCAGTTAGAGAGCCGGCGGAGGGCAAGGTTGATGGTGACAGTGAGAAATTGATCATTTTGTAAGGGGCAAGAGTAGCATCCACCTACCACAGTACCTATTTATGCCACCTCACCTCCCCTCCTTCTGGCAGGTCCACGAAGAGTGTTAGAAGTCTCTTTCATTTCCTGAGACTAATTCAATATCCTTCTGTACTGTTACTGTGCTAAATGACAAGCTAAATTAAGATAGCCAGGTCTATATCCGGGAGAGAGATGTATTACCTAGTTAAACCTGAGACCCAGAATAAGGGCAGTATATTACTGCATTAGCCTCCGTTTTTAAGGATCTTCTCCTGAACAGCAACAAGAGGGCAGGTAACACTCCCCTCTCAATAATGCAAACGTTCATCATGAATGAATGTCTGGTCTGCTTCGTGCTACTGAGATCCAGCCTGTCCTCAGGTGCCTTAGATAGTGCCTGGCTGCCCAATCAGTTTTATTTCCCAGTGTAAACGAATTGAAATGGAAACAGCAAAGGATTAGTAATAGCCTACTGCCTCCATTTGGATTTGACTTGGGGACGCTATTCAATCAAAACTGGTCAGCGAGTTCCCAAGGTAAAGTTCTTCATGTGCTGCTAGACCGAGAAAGTGGTTGAAATGATCGCGTTGTAAGTTTTGGTTTTACAACCTGAGCATCGAGCCCTTTCTTTTTAGAAAAGTTGTATTATCAGAACGTATTGGCATTTCCATTTGGCTGATTTAGTAAAAGAAGTGACTATACAAAACATTGTTGTTTTAATTGATGCCTTTGAGTCACTATTAGAATGTAGCTGACATTTGCGGTCTGTATTTAATGTTTGTCAGTACCCTGACATTTAGACATCTCTGGGGCTAGAGGGAGTGAACACCACTGTGTACATATTGTTTCTAGCCACGTTGGCCAATACATATGTGTCTGTCTGCAGAGGCGTGggacatctctctcagcccctccccctctctgattGACCCCGCCAACGGCAGGGTGGTCCAGTTGGTTGGTGCAGTGGAGGAGGGCCCAGAGGAGGGGCCGGAGGAGGGGCCAGAGCGCCCACTGTCTGCCAGGGAGAAACTACTCCAGTCAGGTAGTAGAGAGCAGCCTGCCGTTCCCATGGTGACAGGGCTGGAGTGAAGGTTGTtgggtttctgtctctctccctccctcctttcctctctctgcagCACTAACTCTATGGAGCAGAGGTGAAACTGAGGATACAGCAACAGTGAATTATATAGTTACTGGTAATTACCTAGTCATTGGATGTAAAGTGCTAGATATCATACTCTGGCTTCAAGACACCCCGAGGAAAACAGGTTAATATTTCTTGTATCATCAACAATGGAACAGATTGAGAGCGGACATTTTTCCCCTGCTCACTTTGAATTCTGCTATCCCATCTAAAAAATGCTTTCTCATTCAAATATTCCACAGCACCAGCCAGAGTCACGGCTGGTAAATCCAATTAGCAGCATTACTGACACCTGTCCAGAGCAGCTCCCACAGAGGCCTGTCTGACCACACCgtgttgtgtctgtctggctggcatCTCTCAATAGGATTTCTGCTCTCCCTCGTTCCTAACTAACCCCTTTACATTGGACTATCAGGGCCGGTTTTGTGGACACAGATTACTCCTGGACTGAAAAGCATGCTTAACATGCATTTAGTAGAAGGCTTAATCTGGGCCCAGGAAACCAGCTCTCAGTGATGGATAAAACACAATGAAGATGGAGAATCTATTGTCTTGTATTTCACAGTATTCTTTCCATTGTGGAAATGTATAGGGCTCTGAAGTGGACTAACAGTGGTGTCTGGGGATAATGAAGGCTGCTGGGATGGCTAGAGGTTCATAACAGGTCTCTTCTATCGTAACCTGGTTACTGGGTAGTCTCGTCTGTTCTATACAGAAAAGTTCTTCCTCAATGGGTCTCAACAGTTACTCAGCACTATTTCGCATCCGCTTTCCTTTCTATCCTCTGCCAGCTGTTTTAAGGTTAGGTTGTCTCCTCAAATTTTGGGGGGACTACTAAATGTTATAGAGAGCAGTTTTAGCTGCATATTGTAATATGTGGCCTTTTCCGATACAGGAAATATTGCATCAGTTCATATTTTCAACTGGGGTAGTATTGATGACTTAGTTGGAACAAATCAAAGGCGATGTCATCAAAAACAAAAGGTGCATACATTTGAAGAAATACGTTGCCCATATCCATTACATGCAGGCCAATCACAATGGGTCCCAGGAGAAAATAATCTCTCCTTGAGTCATGGCAATAAGAACCTATGGGATTACTGAGGAGATATGGAAGAGTTTTCAGCTTGGCTGGGCATCTGAGATGATCTCTCATGTCTGCACAGAACCCTGGTTCCTCCTGATCCCAACCAATGGAGTGTAAGCTGTAGGCCACATCTCCCATAGTGCATTCTTTCTCCCCTGACCAGGTCTGTCAGGCAGTATGAACTACGAAGAGGCCAGTGAGGATGAGGAACACGGTGATGAAGACAGGCCACGCTCGCTGTCCCTCAACCCAGAGTCAACACGGCCTGCGTCTGCCTCCAGCGCAAAGTCCAACACAGTGAGTCCAACCATATAGTTGTCTCTGTCCTGTCATATCATTAGgagcacatacagtggggcaaaaaagtattttgtcagccaccaattgtgcacgttctcccacttaaaaatatgagagaggcctgtaattttcatcataggtacatttcaactatgacagacaaaatgagaaaaaaaatccagaaaatcacattgtaggattttttatgaatttatttgcaaattatggtggaaaataagtattttgtcaacaacaaaagtttatatactttgttatataccctttgttggcaatgacagaggtcaaaagtcttcacaaggttttcacacactgttgctggtattttggcccattcctccatgcagatctcctctagagcagtgatgttttggggctgttgctgggcaacacggactttcaattccctccaaagattttctatggggttgagatctggagactggctaggccactccaggaccttgaaatgcttcttacgaagccactccttcgttgcccgggcggtgtgtttgggatcattgtcatgctgaaagacccagccacgtttcaccttcaatgcccttgctgatggaaggaggttttcactcaaaatctcacgatacatggccccattcattctttcctttacacggatcagttgtcctggttcctttgcagaaaaacagccccaaagcatgatgtttccacccccatgcttcacagtaggtatggtgttctttggatccAACTCAgcatgtcctccaaacacaacaagttgattttttaccaaaaagttatattttggtttcatctgatcatatgacattctcccaatcttcttctggatcatccaaatgctctctagcaaacttcagacgggcctggacatgtactggcttaagcagggggacacatctggcactgcaggatttatttattttccaccataatttgcaaatgaattcattaaaagaatcctacaatgttattttctggattttttttctcattttgtctgtcatagttgaagtgtacctatgatgaaaattacaggcctctctcatctttttaagtgggagaacttacacaattggtggctgactaaatacttttttgcccaactgTACATAGCTATGTGGCTATGGCTTGTGAGATTTCTAACGTATTCATTGCACATGGCAAATCAACTTGTCACTTGAAGACGTATAGAAATGCATGAAGACACTGAAACAACAAGATGGCAGATGAATGTTGTCCCCCCTACTCCTGGACCGTATCTCCTTTATAACAGTGATTGGCCGGTATGTTTTGTGACGTAGCattgtgtgtttttttccccccttacAGGAGTGCGTGACACCGGGGTCGCCCACGGCGGAGAGCGCCCTGATCGAAGTGGACAACCTGGAGGAGTTTGTGGTGCGTCCCGCCCTCCGCGGCATCACCGTCAAGTGCCGCATATCCCGGGACAAGAAGGGAATGGACCGCGGCCTGTACCCCACCTACTTTAtgcacatggagagagaggacggCAGGAAGGTACATTTGACCTCACATCCTGTCATGGGGGATTAACATGGAGAAGACCTAGATAGATTTACAGTCAAGATAGATTTCTTTTTAATTGTATTTCACGGGCCTGTTTCATTGTCTTTTCCTCAATAGCTACATTTGAAATGGTTTGAGAATATAAAGTAAAAGTAACACCTGTTTTGACTGCAGTGATTAAAATGATGGTTTGTGAGTTTCCCTCTCACCCTGATTTTACTCTCCTTTGTTTCACCCAGCTGTTTCTTCTGGCTGGGAGGAAGAGGAAAAAGAGCAAGACGTCCAACTACCTGATCTCAGTGGACGCCACGGACCTGTCACGCGAGGGAGAGAGCTTCATGGGGAAACTGAGGTAGGACCATATTTCACTCGTCTCACAACTCTGCTAAATATAATTCTAAATCCTTGCTGATGAACAATTTACATATTGTTTTGAGCCCTCGGCTGCATCTGATAACTCTATTGGGTGGGATTGTGAGTGCTGGAGGGTCATTGTAgactctaatgtgattggtcTGGTCATCCTGCAGGTCTAACCTGATGGGGACCAAGTTCACGGTGTATGACCAAGGCACCAACCCCTGTAAGAACCCTGGAGCTTTGCTGGAGGAGAGCAACACACGACAGGAACTCGCAGCCATCTGCTAtgtgagtgcacacacacacacacacacacacacacacacacacacacacacacacacacacacacacacacacacacacacacacacacacacacacgctaatatTATTGAACCTGTAAGGTTGTGTGACATTCTGATCTCTTGTGTTCTCTCTGCAGGAGACCAACGTTCTGGGGTTCAAAGGTCCCCGCAAGATGACCGTCATCATCCCAGGCATGAACATGAACTTTGAGAGGGTTCCTGTCCGTCCAAACTGTGTATGTATCAGCCCCATGGGACTGTACAACTCCAATCACTTCTCCTAACATTTGTAGTCACTGTACCTGTTATGCACAGTAAGGGAGAAGGGCGTGTCAGAGGGCATGATTGaggggctaggccccttttttctaaatttccgcctgaatgatgtgcccaaagtaaactgtctgttgctcaggccctgaagccaggatatgcatataattggtaccattgcaaataaaacactttgaagtttgtagaaatgttagaTAACACAATAGATAGGGTAGGAGAAAATCGAAAGATAAACCAACCGTAATTTTCTTTTTTtggagagaccatcctcttagaatgGCAAGTACAAGTTCATACTGAAAATGATCTtcctggatgcaattcctatggcttacacagggtgtcagcagtctgtGTTCAAGGTTTAAGGCttgtaatttaaaaaacaaataagaaatatcagttttagtacaggggCACAGCCTTGGAAATTTGTGTTTGTGCGTGCCATGAAGACAGGACACAGCTTCTAAAAtcagtttcctattgaacatacttctttccgtaagaaatattatagtttgattaaaTTGTAGGGTATCCAAGGAgtgaataaaaacatattttaatttgttgaaacaaagtttaggggtagattttcggattcctttctctgcatgttgaacgagtggattactcaaatcgatggcgccaactaaacagacttttttgggatataaagaaggattttatctaaaaGAAACGACaccatgttatagctgggaccctttggatgacaaatcagaggaacatttttcaaaaagtaagtgaatatttaatagctatttgtgaatttatgaaacctgtgccggtggaataatattttgatgtggggcgccatcctcaaacaatcgcatggcatgttttcgctgtaatagttactgtaaatcggacagtgcagttagattaacaagaatttaagctttcaaccgatataagacgcttgtatgtacctaaatgtttaatgtcCATATGTTTCTGATTATTTATTTGACTTGCGCGCCCTCCAgattcaccggaagttgtcccctCTAGCGGGACGCCTAGCCCTAAAAGGTTTTTAAGACTCTGGCATTCTTACACCTTGAAATAGAAAATCATTGAGCACAATCTGAATAATGGAGTGAGTATTGAAGTCAACATCATGTAATGGAAACTGATCCTAACCCACTAAGTGCTGTGCGATGTGGTCACTGGGGAGTGATGTCAGATCAGATGGTTTGGATGTCTGGGTCGTATTTATTAGGGCACGCAATGGAAAACTAAATTGAGCGTTCTTATTGGATAAGTCAAGGTTGtcactccctgtttcagtcctaTTTCTTCTGtttagtgcctaatgaatacaaccctgtttGTGTGTTTCCAGGAGCAGGACAGCCTTCTAAGTAAGTGGCAGAACCATTCACTGGAGAACCTGATCGAGCTGCACAACAAGGCCCCCGTGTGGAATGACGACACCCAGTCCTACGTGCTCAATTTCCACGGCCGCGTCACACAGGCCTCCGTCAAGAACTTTCAGATCGTCCACGACAACAATCGTGAGTCGATCCGTCAGTGCTTCTCTtgactctttctctcttgctctttttcACTTTCTCTATTtcccactctctcactccctctccttgAGTAAAATGGAATAATGATTTCACATTATTGAgtcatctcttctctcttccctcagcGGACTACATCGTAATGCAGTTTGGCAGAGTGGCCGAGGACGTATTCACCTTAGACTACAACTACCCCATGTGTGCCCTGCAAGCCTTCGCCATTGGCCTGTCCAGTTTCGACAGCAAACTGGCCTGCGAGTGACCAACCCCATCACGACTCCTAACTCCccatcaccccccccctcccccctccaggaCAACGCCAACTCCACAACAccgcccctccacctccccctcacaGGATTCAGCGCCTTCCCTGTACAGCTCACCAGCAGTCTGCCACTATGAAAATAATCATGAACTATGACATCTCACCCCTACGTGGTACATCCAATCATGGCATACGAATCACGCTGACTTGGAGAGCGGATGAAGAGAGtgggtgtgtgaaagagaggactAAAGCAAGTAGATTTGGGTGGAGGATATAGGATTTTCCTTATCGGCAGAAAAATGAAATTACCGTCCACAAAGGGAAACTTGTCACAAATCATCAAGGCGCCTTtgttttcatttgtatttatctGTAGTTCTGTTTCATTGAGTTTGTATTGCTTTTTGTTGCTTTAGCTGTTGTATATTGGTGATTTTCTGTGTATTGAAATTGATTGAAAGGGAAAAATGACACCAAGCATCATAGACCAAACACTCCCTGTTAGGGACAGGACTTCTAACACAGACTAGACCAGGTCACAGGAGATGGTGTCTTTGATTTATATCAGATTTGAATGTTTTATAGGCCTCAAAACATGT from Oncorhynchus kisutch isolate 150728-3 linkage group LG9, Okis_V2, whole genome shotgun sequence harbors:
- the LOC109896612 gene encoding tubby-related protein 3 isoform X5 — translated: MSYYSIRPSSSASFSSTSTASALDDDSTSLRQQKLEKQRALLEQKQRRKRQEPLMVQPNPEARPRRSRPRRSEEQAPLVESLLSITSDVIMDGIDGPAAFMGSEAPDLGTKIQILSVSKSQPLSLSQPLHQSPLAEEPDRDGDTETLLEPKTDIHELLQKRGLSGSMNYEEASEDEEHGDEDRPRSLSLNPESTRPASASSAKSNTECVTPGSPTAESALIEVDNLEEFVVRPALRGITVKCRISRDKKGMDRGLYPTYFMHMEREDGRKLFLLAGRKRKKSKTSNYLISVDATDLSREGESFMGKLRSNLMGTKFTVYDQGTNPCKNPGALLEESNTRQELAAICYETNVLGFKGPRKMTVIIPGMNMNFERVPVRPNCEQDSLLSKWQNHSLENLIELHNKAPVWNDDTQSYVLNFHGRVTQASVKNFQIVHDNNPDYIVMQFGRVAEDVFTLDYNYPMCALQAFAIGLSSFDSKLACE